Proteins from a genomic interval of Chanos chanos chromosome 3, fChaCha1.1, whole genome shotgun sequence:
- the LOC115808777 gene encoding GTPase IMAP family member 7-like gives MQVGGESPSSNLPVSPELRLVLLGLSETVKWAAGNTILGREEFGIQAAASTETQHSESRQGEVAGRQLVVVDTPDWLSPGLSQEEMRKDVGLCVRLSAPGPHTFLLVCPLEPSEGEESELLERMEDIFGDKCWGHTMILFINTEGLRGVNVEEVIQMKSHRFQQLMEKCGNRCHLVNVKNRDVTEVTELLQKIEEMVSKNQEKFYSSDVYQEAVEQVTEMKILIEKEKKNRREKEEKELERKYEIDLHNYVMKTEQQNKEKDEKIRELEKRIAELEKELENEKNENRKKELERQVEEEKERRRETEREREKREKEDRHKEELEEIREKYEMEAKAEAERNLMKIILPELQSKIRPFIKKLQSEFNIKTEEKDEEMKRMMKILEEKERRIERIKYILEEKDREIERNKETLEAQAKEIKRLRKSNEEQDRSLILIRKPYDAGSSLSSWNKNEYIRVFKGDDVTLSCYLSPETSAVTMEISWFKGTECIYQYKNGEVWYCIALVLYISCVV, from the exons ATGCAGG TGGGAGGTGAAAGCCCCAGTTCAAACCTGCCAGTATCTCCTGAGCTGAGGCTGGTGCTACTGGggctgagtgagacagtgaagtggGCAGCAGGAAACACCATCCTGGGCAGAGAGGAGTTTGGGATCCAGGCTGCTGCATCCACAGAGACCCAGcacagtgagagcagacagggggAGGTGGCTGGGAGACAGCTGGTGGTGGTGGACACTCCTGACTGGTTGAGTCCTGGACTCTCtcaggaggagatgaggaagGACGTGGGGCtctgtgtccgtctgtctgccCCAGGACCCCACACCTTCCTCCTGGTCTGTCCACTGGAACcatctgagggagaggagagtgagcTGCTGGAGAGAATGGAGGACATTTTTGGGGACAAATGCTGGGGACACACAATGATCCTCTTCATAAATACTGAAGGGTTAAGGGGGGTTAATGTAGaagaggttatccagatgaaaAGTCATAGGTTTCAGCAGCTGATGGAGAAATGTGGAAACAGGTGTCACCTTGTGAATGTTAAGAACAGGGACGTTACTGAGGTGACAGAACTGCTGCAGAAGATTGAGGAAATGGTGTCAAAAAACCAAGAGAAATTTTACAGCAGTGACGTTTACCAAGAAGCAGTGGAGCAagtcacagaaatgaaaatattgattgaaaaagagaagaaaaacaggagagagaaggaggagaaagagttGGAGAGGAAATATGAAATAGATCTGCACAATTATGTCATGAAAACGGAGCAACAGAATAAGGAAAAAGATGAGAAGATTAGAGAACTTGAAAAAAGGATAGCTGAGCTGGAAAAAGAGCTTGAGAATGAGAAGaatgaaaatagaaagaaagagttgGAGAGGCAAgtggaagaagagaaagaaaggagaagagagacagaaagggagagagagaagagagaaaaagaggacagacacaaagaggagttggaggagatcagagagaaatatgagaTGGAGGCCAAAGCTGAAGCTGAGAGAAATCTTATGAAGATTATTCTGCCAGAACTGCAGAGCAAAATTAGACCCTTTATTAAAAAGCTACAGAGTGAATTTAacataaagacagaggagaaagatgaagaaatgaagagaatgatGAAGATactagaggagaaagagagaaggatcGAGAGAATTAAGTACATACTagaggaaaaggacagagagatagagagaaataaGGAAACACTTGAGGCACAAGccaaagagataaagagattgAGGAAAAGCAATGAGGAGCAGGACA GATCACTAATTCTGATCAGAAAACCATACGATGCTGGAAGTTCTTTATCCTCctggaacaaaaatgaatacatcAGAGTGTTCAAgggagatgatgtcactctgtcctgttACCTGTCTCCTGAAACCAgtgctgttaccatggagatcagCTGGTTTAAGGGGACAGAGTGTATTTACCAGTATAAgaatggagag